The Cellulomonas sp. S1-8 genomic sequence GTACTACGGCTGACGAGCAGGACGGGCTGACGAGAAGGTCGGCCGACGAGCAGGACGGCTGACGAGCAGGACGTTCGACGCCGACCGGCGGGACCGCAGCACGGGTCCCGCCGACCGGCACACTCGTCAGCGCAGGGACAGTCCCCAGCGGACCTCGTGCGACGCGCCCGGCTCGATCTCGACCAGCAGGTCGCCGGTGCGGAACGCGTCCGCCACGCACGTCATCGGCTCGACCGCGACACCCCGCCGCCCGATCCCGGGGATGCCGTCGCCCGTGCAGACCTGCCACGCGGGCAGGGTCGCGTCTGCCCACACCGCGACCGTCCGGCCGTCGCCGCCGGTCAGCGTCGCCCAGGTGAGCCCGTCGGCGTCGGGGGTGGCGCCCAGCCACGCGTCGTCCAGCGCGACGCCCGCGAGCGGGCGCCCCGCGCGCAGGTCGAAGTCGCCGACGACGGCCTGCGTGCCCGTGGGCAGCAGGCGTTCGTCGACCGTGACGCGGCGCGCGGCGTCGAGCTGCAGCGTGCACGCGTCGACCGGTCCGTCGCCGGGGGACAGCCACGGGTGGAACCCGACGCCGTAGGGTGCCGTCGTCGCCCCGAGGTTCGTCGCCGTGACGGTGACCGTCAGCCCGGCGTCGCCGAGGGCGTAGGTCACGTCCAGGCGCAGCGGCCACGGGTAGCCCGGGATCGGCACGAGGTCGTGGCGCAGCGTCACCGCGTCGTCGGCGACGGACACTGCCCCGAAGCGCTCGTAGGCGACCAGGCCGTGCAGCGCCGTGAGGCGCTCGTGCTCGGTCAGCGGCACCTCGTACGTGCCGTCGCGGTAGCGGTACTGCGCGTCGCGCAGCCGGTTCGGCCACGGCGCGAGGACGGCGCCGGAGAAGGCGGGGGCGATCGAGTCGACCGCGAAGGGCAGGACGACGTCGCGGCCGCCCACGCGGTACTCGCGCAGGCTCGCGGCGACGGACGCGACGACGGCGACCTGGTCTGCGTGCCGCAGCACGTGCTGGTCACCCGTGGGTGGGGGCGTGTTCACGCTCCCAACCTAGTCGCGGTGGGGGTGCGGGCCGCG encodes the following:
- a CDS encoding aldose 1-epimerase family protein; translation: MNTPPPTGDQHVLRHADQVAVVASVAASLREYRVGGRDVVLPFAVDSIAPAFSGAVLAPWPNRLRDAQYRYRDGTYEVPLTEHERLTALHGLVAYERFGAVSVADDAVTLRHDLVPIPGYPWPLRLDVTYALGDAGLTVTVTATNLGATTAPYGVGFHPWLSPGDGPVDACTLQLDAARRVTVDERLLPTGTQAVVGDFDLRAGRPLAGVALDDAWLGATPDADGLTWATLTGGDGRTVAVWADATLPAWQVCTGDGIPGIGRRGVAVEPMTCVADAFRTGDLLVEIEPGASHEVRWGLSLR